The Drosophila innubila isolate TH190305 chromosome 2R unlocalized genomic scaffold, UK_Dinn_1.0 1_C_2R, whole genome shotgun sequence DNA window GTTGGACAGCGTTGTCTCATACTTGTCCAGCTGTCGCCGGATGTCGGCAAACTCGCTCTTTACCAGCATGCTCTCGACGACCTTCTGTAGCACCAGTTCCTCCAGATCATGACGCGTCATCTTATCGAAGCTCTTGCGGAAACTCTTCACGAAATCCAGACGCAATGGCCTCACAACGCTCTGGAGTTCCGGGGCGGGTTTCAACTCAATTGGCGGCTCCTTGATCTTCATTTTGGCTGACTCATTGGGTTTCTCCGAATCCTCGGCGTTATCCTGGGCATCCAAGTCAATTTGTAGATTGCCATCGCTATTGGAGCTATTGGAGTCGGTGTCGTCGGTTTTGAGCCTTTTACTGGGAGTAGCATCCTTATCCGGGAGACTGCTATTCGAATGAAGACTATTGCGACGTTTGCTGCCTGTGGGTTGAGCATCATCGTCGGTGGTGTTGACGGAGGTGGAAGTGGTGGTAGAACTGCTGCTTGCCTCCGGCTTATCCTCGGTGCTCAGTCTTATGCGCTTCACAGCGGGCAAACCCGAATCCTGATCATCCTCAGCTTCATCGGTAGCCATTTCCACATCGCCTTGATTCACCTGGGTGtcagcttcttcttctccatccccatccccatccccctCCCCGTCTCCATCGGCTTCCGCTTCCtgttcagcttcagcttcaacttcagctgCCGTCTCATCGCGACTTTTTTGTGTGGGCTGCAGTAGATTACTGGAATTACTGTCCTGATCCTCGACAGCACTCTCTTTCAGTTTCTCCTGCGCCTTTGGCTTCTCAAACTGATCGCAGGCATTGTCCGAGTTATCAGCCAATAAATTGGACTCAGATTTCTCACCCGGTTTGGCTTCCTCATTAGACGTCTTACTAGGTTCCTCGACGGATTTCTTCTCCGGTGGAGgctcctcctcatcctcggACACAAGCACCACTTCATCATCCTTTTTGTCAGTCGCATCCTCGGTTGTCTTCGGCTCATTCTTGGCAGCTTCAGTTTTAGTCTCACTTTCCTTGGCTGTCTTTTCAATAGGCTCGAAAAATATGACTTCGTCATCAGATTCGGCATCCTTTGAGTCTGACTTTGTAGGAGATTTCGACTCTGAAGCCTTACACGACTCTGGTTTAGAACTCTTCTCTGCTATATGCTTATCGACAGTTCCATTTGATTTCAACATCTCAGTCGACTGGGGTCCTTCGGTTTCTGATTTGGCAATATCTTCGCTCTCTGCTTTGGCAATATCATCGATATTCTCCAGCTTGGCAATATCATCTACCTCCTCCAGCTTGGTATCCTCGCTTTCTGTCTCCAAGTCAACCTTcttggaactggaactggccTCCATTAACATCTCATCTATGGCATCGTCTTTCAATTCTTGCGTTGCCGTGGTTTTATCCTTTTCAACTTCTTTGTCTTCAACTTTCTCTTCCGTTGTTTGCTCAACTGCCTCGGAGTCTTCTTTGACTGCACTCTCCTTCTCTGAATCCTCAGTGGATTCTTTAAGCGGCTCATCAAATGAGTCCAGATCAATTATCGCTGGATCTGTTTTTCTCTTATTACCACTAACATTTTCTTCATTGCTGTCATCAGAGGTTATGTCTTCAAGACCATTTTTGGTCTCCTTCTTTGGAGTCGATTCTCCCAGCGATTTGATTTTGGGGTCTATCAATGCATCAAACTCATCCGAGCTCGAAATGGTTTCCAATGCATCCAAAAATTCGTCATCATTTGAGGCGTTCAAAtctggtgttgttgttttatcgCTTTTTTTGGAAGCGGCAGTCTTTTTTGTGTTGGAATCTTCAGGATTCTTAACTGATTTCAAtccattatttttttcctttgtATCCACTATCTCTTCATTCGCCTCTTTGTCGTCCTCAGGTTCggatatattttgtttattatctgTCTCTTCCAAAATTGTGTTCTCTTCTTCAATTTTCTCTTTAGACTTTTCTGTATCCACGTTGTTATCGGTTTGCGCCTCCTTTTGCTCTTCTTCCGCGTCGATTACTTCAGCTTCAGTGTTATCGACAGCAGGTTTGCTTTCATCGGAGTTATCGATATCATCTGCAGGTTTCTCACTGTCAATGTCTTCTATAGTTGCGGAGTTTTCTCCGTTCTCCTCATCAGCAGTCTCTTTAGGATCACAATCCACGATCGAACTTATTTTATCCAAGAGAGCGTCTAAATCGCTGCCAGCATCACGTTCCTTGCTGAGACCCGAAGTGACAACTTTGTCAGCTCGATTATTATCAATACTATCGGTAGACGGTGTCATCCCTAGCTCAGTATCCAAGTCATCGGCTTCTAATCCGTTATGCATTTCCTCATCAATGGTTGACTTGCGACTTCCCACACTCGATgcaatatctaaaaaaaagtttttcgtcaGATCTGTCTAccgattaatatttaatggtaTTATACCAGGAGGGGTTAGTTTGTCAACTTCGTCGTCGAGTTCCGCTGCGATGCTTCTCATTATCTCATCTTCTGTTGGCATCTCCTTTAAGTCAACTTTTTGTGTTACTTCCATCATTATGAGcgttgatattttaattttcctcACTTCGAACACATTGaactgaaattaaatgaatttaaaaaaattttcatcaatttttagacaaaaatGCTTAACCGAAAATGTGGCAGCCCTATGAATAAACACTGTCTTGGGGTTAACGAAGTGAGAAGTTGAGTTTACCCTTGCGATTCGCTACGAAAGgctctttcttttttccttCTTCTGCTTTTCTCTTACTtttttccttcttcttcttctcttttactttttttcttcttcttccttcgTAACCTAACtttgaactaaaaaaaaaaaaaataataatccacGTGGAAGCctaagcccaaaaaaaaagtttcgcTTTTTAAAAAcccattaaatttaataattattaccAAGACTCTCCTCTTTAAAAATGGATGCAGAGCTAAAAGCTTTCTACTAAAAGCTTCACGACAGCTTTTGCTTTGGTCTCTTGGACATTAATGAAAgtgtatagaaattaaattttagaaaactaAGTTACTAATCTGGgttgcattttgaaagcccCTCTCTTCCCCACCCCCACCACAATCCATgttaagcttttaaatttgagcaatttaagatatatataaaaaaaatttaaggttAGTTTAGGGGTAGGGGGTATAATGCTACCCATGAAGTTTTTTTGAAAGTTTCATCCAAAAACCTCGAATAATCGGAAATATTTGACAACGACAATGAGTTTTCGCCTTAcgctattttaattttgatttcgtTTTCGGTATGTATCTAGTATTGTGCCTACCTAACCGGTGTGCTTGACGCTTCTACCAGACGGTCGGATGTTCGGTCGCTTCGTCGGTAGCTCGTTCGTTCGGTCGtacgcaacagcaacaacaacaacaacggtcGCTACAGCAAGATGACTGCAGcagaaaagcaaacacaaagcGAACAGACAAGAGAAATAAGCGTGCATACAGCAGGAATGTGTGATAAACAACTGGAGCCAAGCAAACTGGAAAAGTCTGCAGAGATATTCTATATAAAGAGGGATATAGGTTTTTCTGAAGAATCggctgttttatttttaacaaatgtgAGGTTAAGTTGAAGCGGCTACcctacaattttatataagttgaaaaataaagagaTACAGCTTATATACAAACCTTAAACgcagtttaattatttttctagaatttaattgtttaagtaCTCTATTGAATTTCagtacactcaaaaaaatcaaaacattcAACTAGATTTCTTGGCGAGTTCAAGGCAACACTAAAACGTTGCTCCGAAGTGAACGCGAAACGCGAACGCAAAAACCAGCTGACagcgcgagagagagagcgactgAAGAGCGAGAAACCGCGCGAGAGAGAGcggaaaagagagagaggaagcgGTAGCTGGTTGACTGGGCGGGTGAGGGTGTGTCAAATTGGGTTGATAACACTCGATTAGATTTTAGTTTTggaaattgttaataatactTTCACATCTTGGAAGTGTCAACAACTTTGTACCCCTAGCTGTATGTTGCATGACGTCATCATTTATGGCAAACAAATGTTAGAAATGCGTTAAAGATATTGGCCTGCTTTACGATatggaattattttttaaataattcagaGATACAGTCAAGCATTGAAacaatctggcagcactgtcAGTGCAGTACCCAAGAGGTTTCGGGTCGGTACAGGGGCAGGGACAGGGTTGAAACACACATGGCAGTTGCTGTAGCAGGGGATCTTCGACTACACTGCGTAGTTTCTCGACTTGagattaacaaaaaaagaaacaaaacgaACCCAAACTAAAAGTAAAGTTGCCATCAATTGGTATTTAACAATTGAGCAACTCTGCGCGCTGTGCGAGCAAAACAAGCTATACAGCAGCATTGCGAGCGAAAGTGAGATGACTCTATGAGACGCAACGATTGCCAAGGGGGAAAACAAGGGGGGGATATATATTTGACTATTTGACTATAATTTTATTCgaagaaatttaagaaaatatattatgaaaatacAGCCAACTAAGGCAAGCGGTAgataaaagcaattaaaaaatgcaggCAACGTGGCTTGAAATAATAGTCagagagcgagacagagagagagagagagagagggggcaGAAAGCGGGAAGGGGGGTCAATAAAAAGAGGGGAAGGTCTAAGATCCGCAAGTGGAGGGCGATTTGTAAGTTTGCCTAGGACTTTTGGCAGGATACCGGTTTAGCATCAGGTCGTAGCTTAGAGAAccaaagggagagagaggaagagagagtaAGTagtcagacagagagagggagagcaatGAGGTAAATATATGCAAGCACATACAAAACAtatagattatatatatattatatatgcacatatagattatacatatatgtaagcataaaaattataaaaaaaaagttttaccaTACCGAGCGACAAAAGTCGTTGGTCGTGGTCCAACAACGAGGTGTACCGAatgaaaagcaacaactaaaacagacgcaaaacacaaaattgaGGCGTCGGCAgccatatgtacatatttgctGGTCAAAGTTGTATTATTATGAGATGTATCGGGAAAAAACAGGTCGTGCTTGAGATTGAATTTCGAAATATCAAGATATAGAACTGTCAATCATGATATTTCAATTCGGTTAAACTTGACTCTCCCCGCTCTCCCTCTTagtctatctttctctctctttctatcttaCTCTCTTGCCACCcactttatatttaatgtatgCTCTTCACATATAGAACAAACATtcattatataaaaacatttttttccgACAAATGTCAACTGCATAGACAGATACGTTGACCTAtgccaaaaaaatatgtttagaCCTGTTTTTGGGAGTTATATGCCTATTATAGCTGTTTCgctctcgcacacacacacacacgcatacctCTGCGTTTGCTTgttatacgtgtatgtataacaaggtttgtatgtgtatatatattttttgcagcGCATTCACATTCTTTTTAGGTTACGTATCGATTTTGATGTAAAGTGAGGTTAGATTGAAAAACATCTATAAATCGGGAAATATTACGGATTTGTAGGTCTAGTATATTTTCATAGCCTCTATATAATGGGTTTCGCTAACGATCTCAGACATCGGCAGCGAGCATATCATGTGCAGACAATTGCAACAACGAAGTAAAAGCAAACGGGGCaacaatttacttttttttcgattGTACATTTTAATGCGTTTAGGGCTGCCAAGTGCTCAAAAGGCATGATGTTTGATTAAGGTTATAGAATATCTGTGCATATATGCAGGTAGATACTTAAACATAATTATCGTCCACATGCTATATATAATAgggttgccattgccattaaAAGTCACATGGACATATCATCATTTCAAGCAATGTTTCAACAGTCAAGGTCAAATTTGTAGatctcaaaaataaacttttgttttttaatataaaaaaaaagtttcgttgattttatatttggaCAGCTGCATTACAATCGCCTGACAAccctaaaaacaaaaacaaccgTCTAATGGGTTTCtttatgtgtacatatatatatagctgaaataaaaaactaatgtCATTACGATAAAATATgtctataattttaattatgtcaaattatattttagttacAATCTATAAGCAATCATAATAGACCCAGTCACATTTTATCTACATCTAATTATTATCTATCTTATGTGCACTTACCagcttaaaagtttttagatTTCTGTATTATTTCGAGTTGAAAGTctacaatattcaatttataacatgctatatttttattttattgaatattaacGATTTAAACGGTTTTAAGTCGTTTTGTTTACACCGTTCTGAGCAGTGCCGCCCTGAACAACTGGAATACCAAACACAGACTAAAATCTcaacatacaacaacaattgtgacGTCCCATGAACCAGTTTCACTGTTGCTAGTTCCAATGCATCAAAACTAGTTCGCTGTCGAACGAGCTGCGGTCAAGACACAAGAACATTTGTTAATTACAGGTATGGAAAAACAATACACAGTTTAACTCCAAACGATATAACAGAGCAAAATAAGGGATATGAATAGAAAGCACcttattgaataaataaatcagttattaaataaaaagtatttgcataaaaaattcctttaattaagaaaaacgaacaatatt harbors:
- the LOC117785310 gene encoding activating transcription factor 7-interacting protein 1, which gives rise to MMEVTQKVDLKEMPTEDEIMRSIAAELDDEVDKLTPPDIASSVGSRKSTIDEEMHNGLEADDLDTELGMTPSTDSIDNNRADKVVTSGLSKERDAGSDLDALLDKISSIVDCDPKETADEENGENSATIEDIDSEKPADDIDNSDESKPAVDNTEAEVIDAEEEQKEAQTDNNVDTEKSKEKIEEENTILEETDNKQNISEPEDDKEANEEIVDTKEKNNGLKSVKNPEDSNTKKTAASKKSDKTTTPDLNASNDDEFLDALETISSSDEFDALIDPKIKSLGESTPKKETKNGLEDITSDDSNEENVSGNKRKTDPAIIDLDSFDEPLKESTEDSEKESAVKEDSEAVEQTTEEKVEDKEVEKDKTTATQELKDDAIDEMLMEASSSSKKVDLETESEDTKLEEVDDIAKLENIDDIAKAESEDIAKSETEGPQSTEMLKSNGTVDKHIAEKSSKPESCKASESKSPTKSDSKDAESDDEVIFFEPIEKTAKESETKTEAAKNEPKTTEDATDKKDDEVVLVSEDEEEPPPEKKSVEEPSKTSNEEAKPGEKSESNLLADNSDNACDQFEKPKAQEKLKESAVEDQDSNSSNLLQPTQKSRDETAAEVEAEAEQEAEADGDGEGDGDGDGEEEADTQVNQGDVEMATDEAEDDQDSGLPAVKRIRLSTEDKPEASSSSTTTSTSVNTTDDDAQPTGSKRRNSLHSNSSLPDKDATPSKRLKTDDTDSNSSNSDGNLQIDLDAQDNAEDSEKPNESAKMKIKEPPIELKPAPELQSVVRPLRLDFVKSFRKSFDKMTRHDLEELVLQKVVESMLVKSEFADIRRQLDKYETTLSNYRRKIAEVSKQFLDLETVHKRVLKDLETRNSHFTAPVRITRAVGLQVGMTLMKKPSDDPRNQPGLHTAGSMAAPAPSAAPSTSSSASLSNMPQRPMQRSPMRGMPRASVGMQHSSMQQQQQVRSSLPYVQTSGTSTARRGCLQKVTPQRPVNNLPNAHPSSPGSGGMQRMQTSPAGNSRVYATKHTGNAMSPATAAAAAAAAAAAAMRARGMTAKPMSAAYMAQKQQQQQLQQQKLQQQQQPMPVRIGRSPGKQPNNVINNNNNNKARQMPIGGGTVSVPMSSASDSGAAAGGAAYGQPNLAPARPKEKAVIDLTDEDDAAAAAAAATEAAARLRHNANVGVKRNMQQSSSGGAPGGAGNARPVAGSVVRVSPMSVQRSNAASRQIVNNNGAGQRNSMGANVTMQIRSENTPPSLSRLRYSHPAPLPLAPAQTFHPDWKLPPSRPVIRISLHDSGIVISWTLEDTGSRFAECVMYQIYAYQETINEPTTDSWRHVGDVKAMLLPMAVTLNQFQENQRYFFAVRGVDAHERYGVFSQPKTWE